A single region of the Nocardioides ochotonae genome encodes:
- a CDS encoding VOC family protein has protein sequence MTNIPRIKQLRLVVEAADYDQALAFYRDVLGMTEVVAFAEGGDDRVAILDAGRATLEIASPAHKRLVDRVETDGLVGSPVRVALEVEDAVAVTDAAASNGAEVLAAPVETPWRSLNSRLRAPASLEITFFQELDDASERESRPGFGTDDERS, from the coding sequence ATGACGAACATCCCCCGGATCAAGCAGCTGCGCCTCGTCGTCGAGGCGGCCGACTACGACCAGGCCCTGGCCTTCTACCGCGACGTGCTCGGCATGACGGAGGTCGTGGCGTTCGCGGAGGGAGGCGACGACCGCGTCGCCATCCTCGACGCCGGCCGCGCGACGCTGGAGATCGCCAGCCCCGCGCACAAGCGGTTGGTCGACCGGGTCGAGACCGACGGCCTCGTGGGGTCCCCGGTGCGGGTCGCCCTCGAGGTCGAGGACGCCGTGGCCGTCACCGACGCCGCCGCGTCGAACGGCGCGGAGGTCCTGGCCGCGCCGGTGGAGACGCCATGGCGCTCGCTCAACTCCCGGCTGCGCGCGCCGGCGTCTCTCGAGATCACCTTCTTCCAGGAGCTCGACGACGCCAGCGAGCGCGAGTCCCGGCCGGGGTTCGGCACCGATGACGAGCGCTCGTGA
- a CDS encoding SDR family NAD(P)-dependent oxidoreductase: MSGPRVALVTGGSKGVGQGIAVGLAEAGWTVHVSGRDESRLATTVERVEQAGGRGRAWRCEHTDDADVERLVAEVAADGGRLDLLVNNAWAGPAMNHVRPERFWERPLSDWDTLIGVGLRAHFVAMRAAAPVMVAQGSGLVVNISSVGARAYLHSTLYGMSKAALDKMTHDAALELRGEGVTVLSLWPGLVRTEQLLASGVRDIAGVPVTDAETPELQGRVLAALAADPHLHRRTGSALISAELAEEYGVVEPDGGRPVSPRLMFGGGPVFPELPPVG, from the coding sequence GTGAGCGGGCCGCGCGTCGCGCTGGTGACCGGCGGCAGCAAGGGCGTCGGGCAGGGCATCGCGGTCGGGCTGGCCGAGGCCGGCTGGACCGTGCACGTGTCCGGGCGCGACGAGTCGCGCCTCGCGACCACGGTCGAGCGGGTCGAGCAGGCCGGCGGCCGCGGGCGCGCCTGGCGCTGCGAGCACACCGACGACGCCGACGTGGAGCGGCTGGTCGCCGAGGTCGCCGCGGACGGCGGACGCCTCGACCTCCTGGTCAACAACGCCTGGGCCGGGCCGGCGATGAACCACGTGCGCCCGGAGCGGTTCTGGGAGCGCCCGCTCTCGGACTGGGACACCCTGATCGGGGTCGGGCTGCGCGCCCACTTCGTCGCGATGCGCGCCGCCGCCCCGGTGATGGTCGCGCAGGGCAGCGGCCTGGTCGTGAACATCTCCTCGGTCGGCGCCCGCGCCTACCTGCACTCCACGCTCTACGGGATGTCGAAGGCCGCGCTCGACAAGATGACCCACGACGCCGCCCTCGAGCTGCGCGGCGAGGGGGTCACCGTGCTGTCGCTGTGGCCGGGCCTGGTCCGCACCGAGCAGCTGCTCGCCAGCGGGGTGCGCGACATCGCCGGCGTACCGGTGACCGACGCCGAGACCCCCGAGCTGCAGGGCCGCGTCCTCGCCGCCCTCGCCGCCGACCCGCACCTGCACCGCCGTACCGGCTCGGCGCTGATCAGCGCCGAGCTCGCCGAGGAGTACGGCGTCGTCGAGCCCGACGGCGGGCGCCCGGTCTCCCCGCGGTTGATGTTCGGCGGCGGGCCGGTGTTCCCCGAGCTGCCGCCGGTGGGGTAG
- a CDS encoding MFS transporter: protein MRLRLLLVTLALLTTVTAVVSSLGAPLVPALARDLDVPLEDAQWALTATLLAGVVSTPVLGRLGSGPRRRPVVLGGLTVVTLGCVLAALAPSLGTLVAARALQGVGLALVPLGLAVARDVVPVRRLGGVVAILSVTTVAGAGLGYPLTSMVAGAWGLDAAFWLGAALTGTTLVLAVALVPADSSRPAAPVDWPGVPLAAVGLLGVLLAVSRGEVWGWSSGLTLVPAVLGVALLAAFVRRALRVAHPLVDLRLAVRPGLAAPNLVAVVAGVGMYAMLTLAVVLVQSGTPGPGWGLGRSVAVAGWVLVPYSLLSVAGSRVAQLLSRRLGPAVLLPSGCLVFLVATLLLAFRHDTLADVLVAMGVGGLGSGLTFSSLATLMVPHLPAGETGSALAFNQVLRTLGFTVGSALSVTLMHLLGGVGDTGFRGALLVMAVIWVLAALAAWRLDRRAPV, encoded by the coding sequence GTGCGGCTGCGGCTGCTGCTGGTCACGCTCGCGCTGCTGACCACCGTGACCGCGGTGGTCAGCAGCCTCGGCGCGCCCCTGGTGCCGGCGCTCGCGCGCGACCTCGACGTCCCCCTCGAGGACGCGCAGTGGGCGCTCACCGCCACCCTGCTCGCCGGGGTGGTGAGCACGCCGGTGCTCGGCCGGCTGGGCAGCGGTCCCCGGCGGCGCCCGGTGGTGCTCGGCGGGCTGACCGTGGTCACGCTCGGCTGCGTGCTGGCCGCGCTGGCGCCGTCGCTGGGCACGCTCGTCGCCGCCCGCGCGCTGCAGGGCGTCGGGCTGGCGCTGGTCCCGCTGGGGCTGGCGGTGGCGCGCGACGTCGTACCGGTGCGACGCCTCGGCGGCGTGGTCGCGATCCTGTCGGTGACCACCGTCGCCGGCGCCGGGCTCGGCTACCCGCTCACCTCGATGGTCGCCGGCGCCTGGGGCCTGGACGCGGCGTTCTGGCTGGGCGCCGCGCTGACCGGGACGACGCTGGTGCTCGCGGTCGCGCTGGTGCCGGCGGACAGCTCGCGGCCGGCGGCGCCGGTCGACTGGCCGGGCGTGCCGCTCGCCGCGGTCGGCCTGCTCGGCGTGCTGCTCGCGGTCAGCCGCGGCGAGGTGTGGGGCTGGTCCTCGGGCCTGACGCTGGTGCCCGCGGTGCTGGGCGTGGCCCTGCTCGCCGCGTTCGTACGCCGCGCGCTGCGCGTCGCCCACCCGCTGGTCGACCTGCGGCTCGCGGTCCGGCCCGGGCTGGCGGCACCCAACCTGGTGGCCGTGGTGGCGGGCGTCGGGATGTACGCGATGCTCACCCTGGCCGTGGTGCTCGTGCAGTCCGGCACCCCCGGACCCGGCTGGGGCCTGGGACGCTCGGTGGCGGTCGCGGGGTGGGTGCTGGTGCCGTACTCGCTGCTCAGCGTGGCCGGCAGCCGGGTCGCGCAGCTGCTCTCGCGCCGTCTCGGCCCCGCGGTGCTGCTGCCCAGCGGGTGCCTGGTCTTCCTCGTGGCCACGCTGCTGCTGGCGTTCCGCCACGACACGCTCGCCGACGTACTGGTCGCGATGGGCGTCGGCGGCCTCGGCAGCGGGCTCACCTTCTCCTCGCTCGCGACGCTGATGGTGCCGCACCTGCCGGCCGGCGAGACCGGCAGCGCGCTGGCCTTCAACCAGGTGCTGCGCACCCTCGGCTTCACCGTCGGCAGCGCCCTCTCGGTGACCCTCATGCACCTGCTCGGCGGCGTCGGCGACACCGGCTTCCGCGGCGCGCTGCTGGTGATGGCGGTGATCTGGGTGCTCGCCGCCCTCGCCGCCTGGCGCCTGGACCGCCGGGCGCCCGTCTGA
- a CDS encoding TIGR03617 family F420-dependent LLM class oxidoreductase, whose amino-acid sequence MLLDVQLDARPDQVATRARELAGCGVAGLFTFEGPHDVFLPLGVAAATEGVGGEVDLMTNVAIAMPRSPMHLAHAAWDLQLMSGGRFRLGLGSQIRPHIEKRYGATWSPPAARMREIVGAVKAILTSWQDGTPLDFRGEHTQHTLMPPTFVPGSLPWGPPPVLLGALGPLMTRTAAEVADGLLVMPFHSHRHIRDRTLPAVAEGLALAGRDPAGFEVHPQAILAMGRTPAELAAATDGVRALLAFYGSTPAYRSVLDIEGWGDAQPELNELSKRGDVEAMMALVSDEMVARLGVRGTPEECAAELHRRFGDVADRVCGYFPGYDAPLEQVRELTRALAG is encoded by the coding sequence ATGCTGCTCGACGTCCAGCTCGATGCCCGCCCCGACCAGGTGGCCACCCGCGCCCGTGAGCTCGCCGGGTGCGGGGTGGCCGGGCTGTTCACCTTCGAGGGCCCGCACGACGTGTTCCTGCCGCTCGGCGTCGCCGCGGCGACCGAGGGCGTGGGCGGCGAGGTCGACCTGATGACCAACGTCGCGATCGCGATGCCCCGCTCCCCCATGCACCTCGCGCACGCCGCCTGGGACCTGCAGCTGATGTCGGGCGGCCGCTTCCGCCTCGGCCTCGGCTCGCAGATCCGCCCCCACATCGAGAAGCGGTACGGCGCGACCTGGTCGCCGCCCGCGGCCCGGATGCGCGAGATCGTGGGCGCGGTCAAGGCGATCCTCACCTCCTGGCAGGACGGCACCCCGCTGGACTTCCGCGGCGAGCACACCCAGCACACCCTGATGCCGCCCACCTTCGTGCCCGGGTCGCTGCCGTGGGGGCCGCCGCCGGTGCTGCTCGGCGCGCTCGGGCCGCTGATGACGCGCACCGCCGCCGAGGTCGCCGACGGGCTGCTGGTGATGCCGTTCCACAGCCACCGCCACATCCGCGACCGCACCCTGCCCGCCGTCGCGGAGGGCCTCGCGCTCGCCGGTCGCGACCCGGCCGGCTTCGAGGTCCACCCGCAGGCGATCCTCGCGATGGGCCGCACCCCCGCCGAGCTGGCCGCCGCCACCGACGGGGTGCGCGCGCTGCTGGCCTTCTACGGCTCCACCCCCGCCTATCGCTCGGTGCTCGACATCGAGGGCTGGGGCGACGCCCAGCCGGAGCTCAACGAGCTGTCCAAGCGCGGGGACGTCGAGGCCATGATGGCGCTGGTCAGCGACGAGATGGTCGCGCGCCTCGGCGTACGAGGGACTCCGGAGGAGTGCGCCGCCGAGCTGCACCGCCGCTTCGGCGACGTGGCGGACCGGGTGTGCGGCTACTTCCCGGGTTACGACGCACCCCTCGAGCAGGTGCGGGAGCTGACGCGCGCGCTGGCGGGATGA
- a CDS encoding LLM class flavin-dependent oxidoreductase produces the protein MQIGMTLPVMEPDLWQHGARTLEEWTRAVDEGPFSTVCFGERMAFDNPETIALLGAVAAWTSRVQVATTVLVTQLHDPVLLAKSLATADQLTGGRLSVGVGVGGREEDYRAAGADPATQTMQQMADRVAVMRRVWAGEDVTGARRPVGPPVVRPGGPEVLVGTMGRRTVRHAAGWADGLAGVTLDLDLAAVGRLFDLARTAWAEAGRGTPRLTTSFWFALDEEAGGASEARAQVHRHLRHYMNWLPPGLVDAMAPTTGFAGTTAQLADVLRAFADLGTDEVQLIPTGSAVSQVERVAEVVGTTPSV, from the coding sequence ATGCAGATCGGCATGACGCTCCCGGTGATGGAGCCGGACCTCTGGCAGCACGGCGCGCGCACCCTCGAGGAGTGGACGCGGGCGGTGGACGAGGGGCCGTTCTCGACCGTGTGCTTCGGGGAGCGGATGGCCTTCGACAACCCCGAGACGATCGCGCTGCTCGGCGCGGTGGCGGCGTGGACCTCGCGGGTCCAGGTGGCCACGACGGTGCTGGTGACCCAGCTGCACGACCCGGTGCTGCTCGCGAAGTCGCTGGCCACCGCCGACCAGCTCACCGGCGGCCGGCTCAGCGTCGGGGTCGGGGTCGGCGGGCGCGAGGAGGACTACCGCGCGGCTGGTGCCGATCCGGCCACCCAGACCATGCAGCAGATGGCCGACCGGGTCGCGGTGATGCGCCGGGTGTGGGCCGGCGAGGACGTCACCGGCGCGCGCCGCCCGGTGGGCCCGCCGGTCGTGCGCCCGGGCGGGCCGGAGGTGCTCGTCGGCACGATGGGTCGCCGTACCGTCCGGCACGCCGCGGGCTGGGCCGACGGCCTCGCCGGCGTCACCCTCGACCTCGACCTGGCCGCGGTCGGGCGGCTCTTCGACCTGGCTCGTACGGCGTGGGCCGAGGCCGGACGGGGTACGCCGCGGCTGACCACGTCGTTCTGGTTCGCCCTCGACGAGGAGGCCGGCGGGGCGAGCGAGGCGCGTGCCCAGGTGCACCGCCACCTGCGCCACTACATGAACTGGCTGCCGCCCGGGCTGGTCGACGCGATGGCGCCCACCACCGGCTTCGCCGGCACCACCGCCCAGCTCGCCGACGTGCTGCGCGCCTTCGCCGACCTGGGCACCGACGAGGTGCAGCTGATCCCCACCGGCTCGGCGGTCTCGCAGGTGGAGCGAGTGGCCGAGGTGGTGGGAACTACCCCCTCCGTCTAG
- a CDS encoding acyl-CoA dehydrogenase family protein yields the protein MNPDFDIYRLSEDHEAIREAVRDICDAKIAPYAAEVDDKARYPQEAHDALVASDFFAPHVAEEYEGVGADALATCIVIEEVARACASSSLIPAVNKLGSMPLILGGSEELKRKYLVPMAQGRTGFSYGLSERDAGSDTASMKTRAVRDGDDWVINGQKSWITNAGVSEFYTVLAVTDPEGARGRNVSAFIVEKSDEGFTFGEKERKLGIKGSPTRELLFDNVRIPGDRMIGEPGTGLKLALRTLDHTRVTIGAQAIGIAQGALDFAVGYVKERKQFGKNIADFQGIQFMLADMAMKLEAARQMVYVAAAKSERDDADLGFFGAAAKCFASDVAMEITTDAVQLLGGYGYTQDFPVERMMRDAKITQIYEGTNQVQRIVMARSVLKG from the coding sequence ATGAACCCCGACTTCGACATCTACCGGCTCTCCGAGGACCACGAGGCGATCCGCGAGGCCGTCCGCGACATCTGCGACGCCAAGATCGCGCCGTACGCCGCCGAGGTGGACGACAAGGCCCGCTACCCCCAGGAGGCGCACGACGCGCTGGTGGCCTCCGACTTCTTCGCCCCGCACGTGGCCGAGGAGTACGAGGGCGTGGGCGCCGACGCCCTCGCGACCTGCATCGTCATCGAGGAGGTGGCGCGTGCCTGCGCCTCGTCCTCGCTGATCCCGGCGGTCAACAAGCTCGGCTCGATGCCGCTGATCCTGGGTGGCAGCGAGGAGCTCAAGCGCAAGTACCTCGTCCCGATGGCGCAGGGCAGGACCGGCTTCTCCTACGGCCTCTCCGAGCGCGACGCCGGCTCCGACACCGCCTCGATGAAGACCCGCGCGGTGCGCGACGGCGACGACTGGGTCATCAACGGCCAGAAGTCGTGGATCACCAACGCCGGGGTCTCGGAGTTCTACACCGTCCTCGCGGTCACCGACCCCGAGGGCGCCCGCGGGCGCAACGTCTCGGCGTTCATCGTGGAGAAGTCCGACGAGGGGTTCACCTTCGGGGAGAAGGAGCGCAAGCTCGGCATCAAGGGCTCCCCGACCCGCGAGCTGCTCTTCGACAACGTCCGGATCCCCGGCGACCGGATGATCGGCGAGCCCGGCACCGGCCTCAAGCTGGCGCTGCGCACCCTCGACCACACCCGCGTCACCATCGGCGCGCAGGCCATCGGCATCGCCCAGGGCGCGCTCGACTTCGCGGTCGGGTACGTCAAGGAGCGCAAGCAGTTCGGCAAGAACATCGCCGACTTCCAGGGCATCCAGTTCATGCTCGCCGACATGGCGATGAAGCTCGAGGCCGCCCGCCAGATGGTCTACGTCGCCGCGGCCAAGTCCGAGCGCGACGACGCCGACCTGGGCTTCTTCGGTGCCGCGGCCAAGTGCTTCGCCTCCGACGTCGCCATGGAGATCACCACCGACGCGGTGCAGCTGCTGGGCGGCTACGGCTACACCCAGGACTTCCCGGTCGAGCGGATGATGCGCGACGCCAAGATCACCCAGATCTACGAGGGCACCAACCAGGTCCAGCGGATCGTGATGGCGCGCTCGGTGCTGAAGGGCTGA
- a CDS encoding TetR family transcriptional regulator, with amino-acid sequence MTSTRDRIVEAAFALFEERGFEETTVDAVAERAGVGRTTFFRAFGSKEDVIFPDHTRMVAAVADRLTTGTAATALVAVTEASRIVLQHYLAEGSRARIRYRLTRSVPALRAREIAGQLQYQRTFRTHLHAWMGGTPETALRAELMANVVVTAHNHVLRAWLRDESATAEQAEADFDRAMAEAVAIFGEQGRDAAGAGGEQGESLETAVVVLRTRRSLEELLPQLQALAQPGGTITPPPTPAHPATPQES; translated from the coding sequence ATGACCAGCACCCGGGACCGGATCGTCGAGGCGGCGTTCGCGCTCTTCGAGGAGCGCGGCTTCGAGGAGACCACCGTCGACGCGGTGGCCGAGCGCGCCGGCGTCGGCCGTACGACGTTCTTCCGGGCCTTCGGCTCCAAGGAGGACGTGATCTTCCCCGACCACACCCGGATGGTCGCGGCGGTCGCGGACCGGCTCACCACCGGCACCGCCGCCACCGCGCTGGTGGCGGTCACCGAGGCGTCGCGGATCGTGCTCCAGCACTACCTGGCCGAGGGCTCGCGCGCCCGGATCCGCTACCGGCTGACCCGCAGCGTGCCCGCGCTGCGCGCCCGCGAGATTGCCGGGCAGCTGCAGTACCAGCGCACCTTCCGCACCCACCTGCACGCCTGGATGGGCGGTACGCCGGAGACCGCGCTGCGCGCGGAGCTGATGGCCAACGTCGTGGTGACCGCCCACAACCACGTGCTGCGCGCCTGGCTGCGCGACGAGAGCGCCACCGCCGAGCAGGCCGAGGCCGACTTCGACCGGGCGATGGCCGAGGCCGTCGCCATCTTCGGCGAGCAGGGCCGGGACGCGGCGGGCGCGGGCGGCGAGCAGGGTGAAAGTCTGGAGACCGCCGTGGTCGTCCTGCGCACCCGCCGGTCGCTGGAGGAGCTGCTGCCGCAGCTCCAGGCCCTCGCCCAGCCGGGCGGGACCATCACGCCTCCTCCCACGCCCGCCCACCCCGCCACCCCGCAGGAGAGCTGA
- a CDS encoding SDR family oxidoreductase, protein MQIRDTAAIVTGAASGLGAATAAALAAEGARVFGFDLPGAIEAAPAVDGVTYVAVDVTDPEQVQAAVDTAASAGVPLRTVVNCAGIGPSMRILGKKGVHDLAFYARVVQVNLIGSFNVMALAAEKIAATEPLEDGQRGVVINTASVAAYEGQVGQAAYASSKGGIVGLNLPAARDLAQYGIRVNTIAPGIVETPMLATVSEEFRAGLAAGIPFPQRLGRPEEYADLALFLVHHDYLNGEVMRMDGALRMSPR, encoded by the coding sequence ATGCAGATCCGAGACACCGCCGCCATCGTCACCGGGGCCGCCTCCGGCCTCGGTGCCGCGACCGCCGCCGCGCTGGCCGCCGAGGGCGCCCGCGTCTTCGGCTTCGACCTGCCCGGCGCGATCGAGGCGGCACCCGCCGTCGACGGCGTGACCTATGTCGCCGTCGACGTCACCGACCCCGAGCAGGTGCAGGCCGCGGTCGACACCGCCGCCTCCGCCGGGGTCCCGCTGCGCACGGTCGTCAACTGCGCCGGCATCGGCCCCTCGATGCGGATCCTGGGCAAGAAGGGCGTGCACGACCTCGCCTTCTACGCCCGTGTCGTCCAGGTCAACCTGATCGGCTCGTTCAACGTGATGGCGCTGGCCGCGGAGAAGATCGCCGCCACCGAGCCCCTCGAGGACGGCCAGCGCGGCGTCGTCATCAACACCGCCTCGGTCGCGGCCTACGAGGGCCAGGTCGGCCAGGCGGCGTACGCCTCCTCCAAGGGCGGCATCGTCGGGCTCAACCTGCCCGCCGCCCGTGACCTCGCGCAGTACGGCATCCGGGTCAACACCATCGCCCCCGGCATCGTGGAGACCCCGATGCTGGCGACGGTCTCGGAGGAGTTCCGCGCCGGCCTCGCCGCCGGGATCCCGTTCCCGCAGCGCCTCGGCCGCCCCGAGGAGTACGCCGACCTCGCGCTGTTCCTGGTCCACCACGACTACCTCAACGGCGAGGTCATGCGGATGGACGGCGCGCTGCGGATGTCCCCGCGCTGA
- a CDS encoding ABC transporter ATP-binding protein — MSTTPAVPGAPLLDAPLLDVRDLRVEYRSRGRRTVAAVRNVDLQVAPGEVVALVGESGSGKSSAVRGIMQLIRPAGGEVRFDGQDLTTMGRKELRRARRDMQMVFQDPFSSLDPAMTVAEIIAEPLMVHTDQDRKQRRASVVEMLELVGLRREHADRYPHEFSGGQRQRIAIARALVLRPRLVIADEAVSALDVSSQNQVLQLLQSLIAELGIACLFITHDLAVVRSIADRVAVMYLGRLVEQQPTEELFSSPQHPYTQALLSAALVADPRVQRTRRRMRLEGELPDPSNPPAGCVFSTRCPAAVDVCHVEMPELLPLADGGRVACHLVETVPAAPGIAVR; from the coding sequence ATGAGCACCACCCCCGCGGTCCCCGGCGCCCCGCTCCTCGACGCCCCGCTCCTCGACGTACGCGACCTGCGCGTCGAGTACCGCTCGCGCGGGCGGCGTACGGTCGCTGCGGTCCGCAACGTCGACCTCCAGGTCGCCCCCGGCGAGGTGGTCGCGCTGGTCGGTGAGTCCGGCTCCGGCAAGTCCAGCGCGGTGCGCGGCATCATGCAGCTCATCCGCCCCGCCGGCGGCGAGGTCCGCTTCGACGGCCAGGACCTCACCACGATGGGCCGCAAGGAGCTGCGCCGCGCGCGCCGCGACATGCAGATGGTCTTCCAGGACCCGTTCTCCTCCCTGGACCCCGCGATGACGGTGGCCGAGATCATCGCCGAGCCGCTGATGGTGCACACCGACCAGGACCGCAAGCAGCGGCGCGCCAGCGTGGTGGAGATGCTCGAGCTGGTCGGGCTGCGCCGCGAGCACGCCGACCGCTACCCGCACGAGTTCTCCGGCGGGCAGCGCCAGCGGATCGCGATCGCCCGCGCGCTGGTGCTGCGCCCCCGGCTGGTGATCGCCGACGAGGCGGTCAGCGCCCTGGACGTGTCCAGCCAGAACCAGGTCCTCCAGCTGCTCCAGAGCCTGATCGCCGAGCTCGGCATCGCCTGCCTGTTCATCACCCACGACCTCGCGGTCGTCCGCAGCATCGCCGACCGGGTCGCGGTGATGTACCTCGGCCGGTTGGTCGAGCAGCAGCCCACCGAGGAGCTGTTCAGCAGCCCCCAGCACCCCTACACCCAGGCGCTGCTGTCCGCGGCGCTGGTCGCGGACCCGCGGGTGCAGCGCACCCGGCGGCGTATGCGTCTGGAGGGCGAGCTGCCCGACCCGAGCAACCCGCCCGCGGGCTGCGTGTTCAGCACCCGCTGTCCTGCGGCCGTCGACGTGTGCCACGTCGAGATGCCCGAGCTGCTGCCGCTGGCCGACGGCGGCCGGGTCGCCTGCCACCTCGTCGAGACCGTGCCCGCGGCGCCCGGCATCGCCGTCCGCTGA
- a CDS encoding 3-hydroxybutyryl-CoA dehydrogenase, with amino-acid sequence MENIGVIGCGLMGAGIAEVSARSGHDVIVVESSDAAAAAGRSRLEKSLARAEAKGKIESAAAVLDRIRVVTSLEELVDRDIVIEAIVEDEDAKVALFRELDRIVASPDAILASNTSSIPIMKLGVVTTRPQNVMGIHFFNPVPVLKLVELVPSLLTAPEVTERARVFVEGSLGKEAIDCQDRAGFIVNALLIPFVLSAIRMFESGFASAEDIDRGLVLGAAHPQGPLALADLIGLDTTKAVAESLYEEFKEPLYAAPPLLNRMVDAGLLGRKTGRGFYTY; translated from the coding sequence GTGGAGAACATCGGCGTCATCGGATGCGGGTTGATGGGTGCGGGCATCGCGGAGGTCTCGGCGCGCTCGGGTCACGACGTGATCGTGGTGGAGTCCAGCGACGCCGCCGCGGCCGCCGGTCGCTCCCGGCTGGAGAAGTCCCTGGCCCGTGCGGAGGCCAAGGGCAAGATCGAGTCGGCCGCCGCCGTGCTCGACCGGATCCGCGTGGTCACCTCGCTGGAGGAGCTGGTCGACCGCGACATCGTGATCGAGGCGATCGTCGAGGACGAGGACGCCAAGGTCGCGCTGTTCCGCGAGCTGGACCGCATCGTGGCCTCGCCGGACGCGATCCTGGCCTCCAACACCTCCTCGATCCCGATCATGAAGCTCGGCGTGGTCACCACCCGCCCGCAGAACGTGATGGGCATCCACTTCTTCAACCCGGTGCCGGTGCTCAAGCTCGTCGAGCTGGTGCCCTCGCTGCTCACCGCGCCCGAGGTCACCGAGCGCGCCCGGGTCTTCGTCGAGGGCAGCCTCGGCAAGGAGGCCATCGACTGCCAGGACCGCGCCGGCTTCATCGTCAACGCGCTGCTGATCCCGTTCGTGCTCTCCGCGATCCGGATGTTCGAGTCCGGCTTCGCCAGCGCCGAGGACATCGACCGCGGCCTGGTGCTGGGTGCCGCGCACCCGCAGGGCCCGCTCGCGCTCGCCGACCTGATCGGCCTGGACACCACCAAGGCGGTGGCCGAGTCGCTCTACGAGGAGTTCAAGGAGCCGCTGTACGCCGCCCCGCCGCTGCTCAACCGGATGGTCGACGCCGGTCTGCTCGGGCGCAAGACCGGCCGCGGCTTCTACACCTACTGA
- a CDS encoding nuclear transport factor 2 family protein, producing MELTVEQRLARLEAIESIKALKHRYLRACDLKQPEVFRECFVARGASIDYGPALGKFDDADGIAEVYRRLALARHDGDYVVLDMHHALHPDIEILSETEARGAWTLRFRQVDRVARTERVSAIEYDDRYEVEDGAWRIRSCHVRMLWSLSTPLPEGAEIMETLS from the coding sequence GTGGAGCTCACCGTGGAGCAGCGACTCGCCCGCCTCGAGGCGATCGAGTCCATCAAGGCGCTGAAGCACCGCTACCTGCGGGCCTGCGACCTCAAGCAGCCCGAGGTCTTCCGGGAGTGCTTCGTGGCGCGCGGCGCCTCGATCGACTACGGCCCGGCGCTGGGCAAGTTCGACGACGCCGACGGGATCGCGGAGGTCTACCGGCGGCTCGCGCTGGCCCGCCACGACGGGGACTACGTCGTGCTCGACATGCACCACGCGCTGCACCCGGACATCGAGATCCTCTCCGAGACCGAGGCGCGCGGGGCGTGGACGCTGCGCTTCCGGCAGGTCGACCGGGTCGCGCGCACCGAGCGGGTGAGCGCGATCGAGTACGACGACCGCTATGAGGTCGAGGACGGCGCGTGGCGGATCCGCTCGTGCCACGTGCGGATGCTCTGGTCGCTGTCGACGCCGCTGCCCGAGGGCGCCGAGATCATGGAGACCCTGTCGTGA